The Cydia amplana chromosome 21, ilCydAmpl1.1, whole genome shotgun sequence genome includes a window with the following:
- the LOC134657808 gene encoding phosphatidylinositol-3-phosphatase SAC1, which yields MADQLLIHDDIKLYTTSDKFYLEPTVNPTEVLVIDRVSGEASVKAYGTVKIPIPENAYKPVCGFLGSIKLISGLYLVVAKYRILIGKLNGHDIYQLAGTDIIPYARSTTHLTNKQIEDNTTYERMVRAALDAPGMYFSYGYDITHTLQRLHSVAADFHSMSMASRADSRFLWNGHLLRDYSHLQFARFALPVIQGFVAINKVTVNGHRLTWSVVSRRSVARAGTRLFMRGVDAEGNVANYVETEQIIERDGEKSSFVQTRGSIPLFWSQYPNIKYKPACTLAHEDHVAAYTKHMKEQLQLYGSQVLINLIDHCGKEEALELGFRSAVFAAALPGVRYEPFDFHTECRGMRYDRLNVLIDRIAHEQTEFGYFMSRGGSVLLRQSGVFRTNCVDCLDRTNVVQSLLAKRQLAGALKLLAVTPPDHYPELDVLFNNVWADHADMISTQYSGTGALKTDFTRTGKRTRLGLLRDGVNSLTRYFKNNFTDGFRQDSIDLLLGKYVVRDGESNTALCPLRRDRDWKYITFPSVLLVAMSMFMASVALPSKYTSEVLFSLMFWGACMGATLAYIVKHGKEFVDWPRLDCAGVAGLRSRPQL from the exons atggcagATCAGCTACTAATTCACGATGATATTAAACT ATATACAACGTCCGATAAGTTCTACCTGGAGCCCACCGTAAACCCTACAGAGGTACTGGTCATCGACAGGGTGTCCGGGGAAGCATCTGTCAAAG CTTACGGCACTGTTAAGATTCCGATCCCAGAGAATGCATACAAACCCGTCTGCGGCTTTCTCGGCTCCATCAAGCTCATATCCGGCTTATATCTGGTGGTTGCCAAATATAGGATACTG ATCGGCAAACTAAACGGACACGATATCTACCAGTTGGCGGGCACCGATATCATTCCGTACGCGCGGTCAACCACCCATCTTACTAACAAACAG aTAGAAGACAACACCACATATGAGCGTATGGTCCGCGCGGCGCTGGACGCGCCGGGCATGTATTTCTCGTACGGATACGACATCACACATACACTGCAGCGGTTGCACTCTGTAGCCGCAGACTTCCACTCG ATGTCAATGGCGTCCCGCGCTGACAGTCGGTTCCTGTGGAACGGGCACCTCCTCCGGGACTACTCACATTTACAGTTCGCCAGGTTCGCGCTGCCCGTCATACAAGGCT TCGTGGCAATAAACAAGGTTACGGTGAACGGGCACAGGCTCACGTGGTCCGTGGTCTCTCGGCGCAGCGTGGCCCGCGCCGGGACCAGGCTCTTCATGCGAGGAGTTGATGCAGAG GGCAACGTAGCGAACTACGTGGAAACTGAGCAAATAATCGAGCGAGACGGCGAGAAGTCCTCCTTCGTCCAAACCCGTGGCTCCATCCCACTCTTCTGGTCCCAGTACCCTAACATCAAATACAAGCCAGCTTGCACGTTGGCCCACGAGGACCATGTAGCGGCCTACACTAAACATATGAAAGAGCAACTGCAACTGTATGGAAGCCAAGTTCTCATTAATTTG ATCGACCACTGCGGCAAAGAGGAGGCGCTCGAACTCGGTTTCCGCTCCGCCGTCTTCGCGGCCGCGTTGCCCGGCGTTCGCTACGAGCCCTTCGACTTCCACACGGAGTGCCGCGGCATGCGCTACGACAGGCTGAATGTACTCATAGACCGGATAGCGCACGAACAG ACCGAGTTCGGGTACTTCATGTCGCGCGGCGGCAGCGTCCTCTTGCGGCAGAGCGGCGTGTTCCGGACCAACTGCGTCGACTGTCTCGACCGCACTAACGTTGTGCAG AGTCTACTAGCCAAGCGGCAGCTGGCGGGGGCATTGAAACTGCTCGCCGTGACCCCGCCAGACCATTACCCGGAACTAGATGTGCTTTTTAACAAC GTGTGGGCGGACCACGCGGACATGATATCCACGCAATACTCCGGCACCGGAGCCCTGAAGACCGACTTCACTCGCACCGGCAAGCGGACTAGATTAGGCCTCCTAAGGGACGGGGTCAACTCCCTCACGAGGTACTTCAAGAACAACTTCACTGATGGCTTCCGACAG GACTCGATTGACTTGCTTCTGGGCAAGTACGTGGTGCGCGACGGAGAAAGCAACACAGCGCTCTGTCCTCTTCGAAGAGACAGAGACTGGAAGTACATCACC TTCCCGTCGGTGTTGCTGGTGGCTATGTCCATGTTCATGGCGAGTGTGGCGCTGCCCTCCAAGTACACCAGCGAAGTGCTGTTCAGCCTCATGTTCTGGGGCGCCTGCATGGGCGCCACCCTCGCCTATATAGTCAA GCACGGCAAGGAGTTCGTGGACTGGCCGCGCCTCGACTGCGCCGGCGTGGCGGGGCTCCGCTCGCGGCCGCAGTTATGA